From Daphnia pulicaria isolate SC F1-1A chromosome 11, SC_F0-13Bv2, whole genome shotgun sequence, the proteins below share one genomic window:
- the LOC124315861 gene encoding uncharacterized protein LOC124315861 gives MGKHRTSTENKKDDICKSLSKMLHLVLWSVTDDEYLIEELILKDQQNRQEVERATASLESFIGHLFMANEIEKLDICRATVLVLKDGEDLSPWRLAFGKKQDQQLLVDKQIDIWQECVSEKKFHLPKMDSWKEKFQKKKISSNSKSAAAFVEVLLTTSSHSMLQLRLAVATQLLDQHMKPLEDKAMLERWSGLIATISTWSEVQTNEEITSRLVAVEICLIRHLAAFIGRWLKQKKVKKSIEFNFKEIINQLSVAANFLGRTEVQANLLVFGGLMHLAKTSSTDTVIDELNPLHFVAQYIQHLINSVSKKEATKIYGLKKQPIIQVLYSNDDKDQQQQEQVFTTLEKAYVERWLQTKTCFQSNDRIRDLYEKIQSVKKGRTKENRLFSSVGFELFTREEKRYIVIVGRDVAEELLRTQQPLSYMHVLKERAVQKIYQSFLKHFYPEQSTELLDRQPNTAEAQNPQSNEPMDPHDKQNCIDEFQRAFNRAHFFAKREGVEFEWLIWLQETVLRSIISTRDQVGLALVTEILLSSIEFTPEQLFSWTTMSRPHRWIDDALVNSIINATAQLKTKPPTRNAAGGNQLIDSLKSDLQCCLKSHQQKGRTVLKIFLRKLEQEAKLHSAGDHIDLLFVTRIVAEIKALQRIDDIGRFQETSLRQWMRLIRHARLADDWPSSLTDQLTTILDRRLGHDKTDRFLQRFNSKFCEILSGNASNERNHEKILDDMLKNLSKYPWIVDQFFALANEEVGQQDDHLWEFIQNRTLIEMDKENASKANLDANQIIDMMKNDIGSSAIVGGLHKQKKLIEQVREIKRLALEERKSWDNPKIKEWSENRKKVSKSVRLDPADFLSVAFLAVELKEKHHLRDAQLLAVLIFVSSANQQSGSQIGRRMAQISTGEGKTLITALLVVYHVLNNWSNGRRFVDIITSSSVLAEENVKEMQWFFDLFGIVVANNCDAACTGDESLRCKRYNSDVIYGDMSSFQRDILLSNFFSERKITGGRKTGAIVVDEVDSMLLDKGENILYLSHKIPEMDDLTQVFVEIWNAVHAPDVAMSDESAQAKVYRYMKLRLEEGEIAIPKCLDTYVHRHLLAWTRNAFRAKNLVTTKDSYKVDDVGDGRGQQIVIMDKETGVEQASMHWSQGLHQFIQLKHTLKLSPVSLKAIFMSNIGFFKQHEGAALYGMTGTLGSTAECQLLHDVFNVDFFKMPRFKRRFCLEEDPLLASSKGKWLTNIGEATQTQLDQGRAVLIVCENIAAAEAIYKKLLLQSDDKTKASKIVKYVSSFDTEFQTKQRNTALGPGDVIVATNLAGRGTDFKINEQLAKNGGLHVVIGYMPPNARVEAQIEGRVARAGQPGSFQFVLCHSSVKSKEDSISELLRLKVKRDDKECRRLETIRNRGLEKIYLEEKLFDRFHQEIYNKMKKEFADRPDCEMQMKFLTNRWALWLDENAEHINNVHLKKTDNVVEKNFQNFKKECQGLRLLPLAFALTPSELMLLGDFYETSPKVKTDVTKSGLCYDKVIKDEPNACEEALMRKVKLILQKATFDQKKEAKVLLKQVKSLIKQKMEFLTSTSELVKLTSQTNQKAGGAVPSENRFEEQITNQLSLLQIHLTAVEDILGRPVRQMLGMYFHKEEEFRELLNVIEAGAGLCTPYRLTKKINFFKTDNDDEAICIKINHQTQKKVKWPSCLDHCQTQTIHLFKAKHQKKSYAIEKKELESVIVTRDQLWETLIEEGFVGQEEMIEQQIICWANKEMDDESVKKLLDNLPKELIEYNGLLVNWLQSHEGEDYATAVGTLGLGPEHSSVLEEFLKTNKILLYVDERHGKLLKTLNFKSDTDLPAKLRKHYCLLSAWTLSVDGAQMEIDDDVSREDLPCPKDSREAVDQLWNYLIEQGVIKESKIVFSHGLRSDKDKIEERKNQIKTTLDTSLSSVIDDICRRHRPVPEPVTEVSYTDIPAYLADNKMSAITTAFESTNPFAMKELFNREKENMKKWLTEQQKKQHLDAYRAEVNMALEKSIGQLKTIPRVTASFQPLSKYFMSDPNTKRFPAEEIQSFQDKTFDGVITLKAVKSWGDYWDWRVFFVAMFAVAQISAGAAVIALSGGTMSVLGGALIAEGVGDMLFAIQNGVSGSFSWSSYGSHKLWSVGVTIATAGLSSYLTKGAIAGKAAMTGFQGRAGLSLFFAAAKKGLAKCGKAILSYLTSLGVDKFLTWLKTFIIENIIVHIKFLISKLLYPMFDTLAAKLEKIWALMKKLGRQVGEAIGLINADLDKASTSELYTIWGKRVVGQVTSLTSSIGGCFAESGDVWKAQGTEEFKANDAVGINSKKTSFKFVEYAKKATTVVKYLKNGAEILGLVSYAPEYVNNVNQTLDAKIRKLEDEIEIEEEKKKSTAAVQYHQIITSDSESFESEDEVESDDDDATESTMLSTAATERSTFNQFKEKVKGRVEGDISKFMVDSVTRAWVQPWLQSKIEGMVEHYGKKTFQAIGSMWQGSGTINSADQGNNKGDQQTASAENAEADAEKLKDLLGEDGCEIQKDRNGNAVVEPKTFEEVVDGIGSGKTAGLLEMQMIADALNCKLEIVDTVGDFAKNGSGSFEIDPEGKATGTIQVKYTANEDGTKHVTLIGPDGKEIEIPPAVDANGQPAPPNRCLYDAVAKSQNCSTDQLLNQVKTHATGNKMARYLYDEKVGEACPGLRVGNRTRKEGSKPAEIYLHRDEEGKVRTVAASVTKENIGGGSNVTNSMYKALNDAGRKGEPNPTTTDGNNTDQNDQQKYHAGHVIGFESGGKGGLKENNVVNMAPELNLGPYKELETEFRKLVEVSDGPVHINIDIDEDILSKDVDPLNPKHFRIRWSSDDGETIYRSPLLKNTKEGVQEYKDTPRAERDEYFQGDHYKDQRSQQNAVKNYPKPPEKPILVAQPGESPNDTIIRSIYSKGKKETEDTKFKGSLLRSNIKYPQPVNTTKSGTGKNTKPIGAASSTSDESLKATPQKRRDMQPEEDGVKRLQQ, from the exons ATGGGAAAGCACCGAACTAGcaccgaaaacaaaaaagacgatATTTGCAAGAGCTTATCAAAAATGCTGCACCTCGTTCTTTGGTCCGTCACTGACGATGAGTATTTAATTGAAGAGCTGATTCTCAAAGACCAACAGAATCGACAAGAAGTGGAAAGGGCAACTGCCTCACTTGAATCTTTTATTGGCCACTTGTTTATGGCCaatgaaattgagaaattggACATCTGCAGAGCGACCGTCCTCGTCTTGAAAGACGGAGAAGACCTTAGCCCTTGGCGTCTCGcctttggcaaaaaacaggaTCAGCAATTATTGGTGGATAAGCAGATTGACATTTGGCAAGAATGTGtttcagagaaaaaatttcatttgccgAAAATGGAcagttggaaagaaaaatttcagaagaaaaaaatttcttccaaTAGCAAGAGCGCTGCTGCATTTGTGGAGGTGCTTTTAACTACGTCGTCTCATTCGATGCTCCAACTGCGATTGGCTGTTGCGACCCAACTTTTGGACCAGCATATGAAACCTTTGGAGGATAAGGCCATGCTGGAACGTTGGTCTGGACTAATAGCAACAATTTCGACTTGGTCGGAAGTCCAAACTAATGAAGAAATAACCAGTCGGCTGGTAGCTGTTGAAATCTGCCTCATTCGTCACCTTGCAGCATTCATAGGACGATGGCTTAAgcagaaaaaagtgaaaaaatcgattgaattcaatttcaagGAGATAATTAATCAATTGAGTGTCGCTGCCAATTTCCTCGGCCGGACCGAGGTTCAAGCCAACCTCCTGGTTTTTGGTGGCCTAATGCACTTGGCAAAAACCAGCAGCACGGATACAGTTATAGACGAACTAAATCCATTGCATTTCGTGGCCCAATACATTCAACACTTGATAAATAGTGTCAGTAAGAAAGAGGCGACCAAAATTTACGGATTAAAGAAGCAACCTATTATCCAAGTTCTTTATTCGAACGACGACAAGGATCAACAGCAACAAGAGCAAGTTTTCACTACTCTGGAAAAGGCTTACGTAGAGCGCTGGCTTCAGACCAAGACCTGCTTCCAAAGCAACGACCGTATCCGAGATCTCTATGAGAAAATTCAATCCGTTAAGAAGggaagaacgaaagaaaatcgccttttttcttcgGTAGGGTTCGAATTATTTaccagagaagagaagaggtaCATTGTCATCGTAGGCAGAGATGTCGCAGAGGAGTTGCTACGAACCCAACAGCCTTTGTCTTACATGCATGTCTTGAAAGAGAGGGCAGTTCAAAAAATCTACCAGAGTTTTTTAAAACACTTTTATCCGGAACAGAGTACAGAACTGCTAGATCGTCAACCCAACACCGCAGAGGCACAGAACCCACAGTCAAATGAGCCGATGGATCCGCATGACAAGCAAAATTGCATTGACGAATTCCAGCGAGCATTCAATAGAGCTCATTTCTTTGCCAAACGAGAAGGTGTTGAATTCGAGTGGCTCATTTGGTTGCAAGAAACCGTGTTGAGGTCCATCATTTCGACTCGGGACCAAGTGGGATTGGCTCTGGTAACCGAAATCCTTTTGTCCTCAATCGAGTTCACGCCCGAGCAACTTTTCAGTTGGACGACGATGAGCCGACCCCACCGCTGGATCGACGACGCCTTGGTCAATTCCATCATCAACGCCACAGCCCAGTTGAAGACAAAACCGCCGACAAGAAATGCTGCTGGTGGCAATCAACTAATAGATTCGCTCAAGTCTGATTTGCAATGTTGCTTGAAATCCCATCAACAGAAAGGAAGGACCGTTCTCAAAATTTTCCTCCGCAAGTTGGAACAAGAGGCTAAGCTGCATTCGGCGGGTGATCACATCGATTTGTTATTCGTGACTCGAATCGTTGCCGAAATAAAAGCTCTACAACGCATCGACGACATTGGGCGATTCCAGGAAACTTCTCTCAGGCAATGGATGAGGCTGATTCGACACGCTCGTCTTGCCGACGATTGGCCGTCTTCTTTGACTGATCAATTGACCACTATCCTCGATCGACGCTTGGGCCATGACAAAACCGACCGTTTCCTCCAGCggttcaattcaaaattttgtgaAATTCTGTCAGGAAATGCGAGCAATGAACGGAACCACGAAAAGATTTTGGACGATATGCTCAAGAACCTATCTAAATACCCTTGGATTGTTGATCAGTTTTTTGCCTTGGCAAACGAAGAAGTTGGTCAACAGGACGACCACCTATGGGAATTCATCCAAAATCGGACACTAATTGAAATGGACAAGGAAAATGCTTCGAAAGCTAATTTAGACGCCAACCAAATCATCGACATGATGAAGAACGACATTGGCAGCAGTGCCATCGTTGGTGGCctccacaaacaaaaaaagctcaTCGAGCAGGTGAGAGAAATCAAACGTTTAGCATTGGAAGAGCGGAAGTCGTGGGATAACCCCAAAATCAAAGAATGGAGTGAAAATCGAAAGAAAGTTTCAAAATCCGTACGACTGGATCCTGCCGATTTCTTGTCCGTCGCTTTTCTGGCTGtcgaattaaaagaaaaacatcatttgCGTGACGCTCAACTCTTGGCAGTCTTGATCTTCGTCTCTTCGGCTAACCAGCAAAGTGGGTCTCAAATCGGACGTAGAATGGCCCAGATTTCGACTGGTGAAGGGAAAACGCTCATCACTGCCTTATTGGTTGTGTATCACGTGCTGAACAACTGGTCCAACGGCCGGCGTTTCGTCGACATCATCACCAGCTCGTCGGTTTTAGCCGAGGAAAATGTGAAAGAGATGCAATGGTTCTTTGACCTTTTTGGGATTGTGGTGGCAAACAACTGCGATGCAGCTTGCACCGGGGACGAGAGCCTTCGCTGTAAACGTTACAACAGTGACGTCATTTATGGCGACATGTCCAGCTTCCAGCGCGACATCTTGTTAAGTAATTTCTTCTCCGAACGAAAAATCACCGGCGGTCGAAAAACTGGAGCCATCGTCGTCGACGAG GTTGACAGTATGCTGCTGGACAAGGGTGAAAACATCCTCTACTTGTCGCACAAAATACCAGAAATGGACGATCTGACCCAGGTGTTTGTGGAAATTTGGAATGCCGTTCACGCACCTGACGTGGCCATGAGCGATGAG AGCGCCCAAGCCAAAGTCTACCGTTACATGAAATTGCGACTAGAAGAAGGCGAAATTGCGATCCCGAAATGTCTGGACACTTATGTCCATCGCCATCTTTTGGCATGGACGCGCAATGCTTTCCGTGCCAAAAACCTGGTGACGACCAAAGATTCCTACAAAGTGGACGATGTCGGCGACGGCCGTGGCCAACAGATTGTCATTATGGACAAAGAGACGGGCGTGGAACAGGCCTCAATGCACTGGTCCCAAGGACTGCACCAATTCATCCAGCTGAAACACACCCTCAAACTGAGTCCAGTCTCACTCAAAGCCATTTTCATGTCCAACATTGGCTTCTTCAAACAGCACGAAGGAGCGGCCCTGTACGGCATGACGGGCACGCTGGGCTCGACCGCCGAATGCCAGTTGCTCCACGACGTGTTCAACGTCGATTTCTTCAAGATGCCACGATTCAAGCGACGCTTCTGCCTCGAGGAAGATCCCCTTTTGGCTTCTTCCAAAGGTAAATGGCTGACAAACATCGGTGAAGCGACCCAGACTCAACTGGATCAGGGACGAGCTGTTCTGATTGTCTGCGAGAACATTGCAGCAGCCGAAGCAATCTACAAAAAACTACTACTACAAAGCGATGATAAGACAAAGGCGTCCAAGATTGTCAAGTACGTAAGTTCCTTTGACACAGAGTTTCAGACGAAGCAACGCAATACAGCGTTGGGTCCTGGTGACGTGATTGTGGCTACCAATTTGGCCGGACGGGGAAcagattttaaaatcaatgagcaACTGGCCAAAAATGGCGGTCTGCACGTCGTCATCGGGTACATGCCGCCAAACGCTCGAGTCGAGGCCCAAATCGAAGGACGAGTGGCAAGAGCTGGGCAACCGGGCAGCTTTCAGTTTGTCCTCTGCCATTCCAGTGTCAAGAGCAAAGAGGATTCGATATCTGAGCTCCTTCGACTCAAAGTGAAAAGAGACGATAAAGAATGTCGCCGATTGGAAACGATTCGCAACCGCGGACTTGAAAAGATTTACCTGGAGGAGAAGCTGTTTGATCGATTCCATCAAGAAATttacaacaaaatgaaaaaggaatttgCCGACCGCCCTGACTGCGAaatgcaaatgaaatttttgacAAATCGCTGGGCTTTGTGGCTCGACGAGAACGCCGAGCACATCAACAACGTTCACCTGAAAAAGACTGATAATGTGGTCGAGAAGAattttcagaatttcaagAAAGAATGTCAGGGTCTTCGCCTTCTTCCCCTTGCATTCGCACTGACACCATCGGAGCTAATGTTGCTGGGAGATTTCTACGAAACTTctccaaaagtaaaaactgATGTAACCAAAAGTGGCTTGTGCTATGATAAGGTCATAAAAGATGAACCCAATGCCTGTGAAGAAGCCCTGATGCGGAAGGTTAAACTGATATTGCAGAAGGCCACTTTtgatcaaaagaaagaagcaaaagttttattgaaacaagtcaagagtTTGATCAAACAGAAAATGGAGTTCCTAACGTCCACGAGCGAACTTGTCAAACTCACATCCCAAACGAATCAGAAGGCCGGCGGTGCAGTCCCGAGCGAAAATCGTTTCGAAGAACAAATCACCAACCAGTTGAGTCTTTTACAAATTCATCTGACGGCGGTGGAGGACATTCTAGGACGGCCAGTTCGTCAGATGTTGGGCATGTACTTCCATAAAGAAGAGGAATTCCGTGAATTGTTAAATGTCATCGAGGCAGGCGCAGGTTTATGCACACCGTATCGCTTGaccaagaaaattaatttcttcaaAACAGACAACGATGATGAAGCCATTTGTATCAAAATAAACCACCAGACTCAAAAGAAGGTCAAATGGCCGTCATGTCTAGACCACTGCCAGACGCAAACCATTCACCTCTTCAAGGCAAAACACCAAAAGAAATCTTACGCAATCGAGAAAAAGGAACTGGAAAGTGTCATCGTGACTAGAGATCAATTGTGGGAAACGCTTATTGAAGAAGGATTCGTCGGTCAAGAGGAAATGATCGAACAGCAAATTATCTGTTGGGCGAACAAAGAGATGGACGATGAATCAGTCAAGAAACTACTGGACAATTTACCTAAAGAACTGATTGAGTACAATGGCCTCCTGGTGAATTGGCTTCAAAGTCACGAGGGTGAAGACTATGCAACAGCAGTGGGGACATTGGGACTCGGCCCTGAACATTCGTCTGTACTagaagaatttttgaaaaccaaCAAGATCCTGTTGTACGTGGATGAACGCCATGGGAAACTTTTGAAGACGCTAAACTTCAAATCCGATACCGATCTGCCTGCTAAACTGAGAAAACATTACTGTCTCTTGTCAGCCTGGACACTATCAGTCGACGGAGCTCAAATGGAAATCGACGACGACGTGTCCAGAGAAGATCTTCCGTGCCCGAAGGACAGTAGGGAAGCAGTCGACCAATTATGGAATTACCTGATCGAGCAGGGCGTCATCAAAGAAAGCAAAATCGTATTCTCTCATGGACTGAGATCCGACAAGGATAAAATTGAAGAGCGGAAAAATCAGATAAAAACAACTCTCGATACCTCATTGTCCTCTGTGATTGATGACATTTGTAGGAGACACCGCCCTGTCCCAGAACCCGTGACGGAAGTGTCCTACACCGATATCCCAGCTTACTTGGCCGATAATAAGATGTCAGCCATTACCACTGCCTTCGAATCCACAAATCCATTTGCTATGAAAGAACTGTTTaatcgtgaaaaagaaaacatgaaaaaatggTTGACAGAGCAACAGAAGAAGCAACATCTGGATGCTTACCGCGCCGAAGTGAATATGGCCTTGGAAAAAAGCATCGGGCAACTCAAGACCATTCCGAGGGTGACGGCCTCTTTCCAGCCATTGTCCAAGTATTTCATGTCTGATCCCAATACGAAACGTTTCCCGGCCGAAGAGATCCAGAGCTTCCAAGACAAGACGTTCGACGGGGTCATCACCTTGAAGGCAGTTAAATCATGGGGAGATTATTGGGATTGGCGAGTTTTCTTCGTCGCCATGTTCGCCGTTGCGCAAATCTCAGCTGGCGCAGCCGTAATTGCGTTATCCGGTGGAACTATGTCTGTTTTAGGTGGAGCGTTAATAGCCGAAGGTGTCGGAGATATGTTGTTCGCCATCCAGAACGGCGTGTCTGGATCTTTTAGCTGGTCAAGTTACGGCTCGCACAAGTTGTGGAGCGTTGGTGTGACTATTGCTACTGCTGGATTAAGCTCCTACTTGACTAAAGGAGCAATTGCGGGCAAGGCGGCTATGACCGGTTTCCAGGGTAGAGCAGGATTATCCCTCTTCTTTGCTGCAGCCAAAAAAGGTCTGGCCAAATGCGGCAAAGCCATTCTCTCGTATTTGACCAGTTTGGGTGTCGACAAGTTTCTCACCTGGCTCAAAACATTCATCATCGAAAACATAATTGTTCACATCAAGTTCCTCATCAGCAAACTGTTGTACCCGATGTTTGACACATTAGCGGCGAAGCTAGAGAAAATATGGGCATTGATGAAGAAACTGGGACGTCAAGTGGGCGAGGCCATCGGATTGATTAACGCCGACCTGGATAAAGCTAGCACTTCAGAATTGTACACAATTTGGGGCAAGCGTGTTGTCGGCCAAGTTACTTCGTTAACCAGTTCCATCGGTGGTTGTTTCGCCGAGTCAGGGGATGTTTGGAAAGCTCAGGGCACAGAAGAATTTAAAGCGAACGATGCGGTAGGAATAAACAGCAAGaaaacatcttttaaattcgtCGAGTACGCCAAAAAAGCCACGACAGTCGTCAAATATCTGAAAAACGGAGCAGAAATtcttggtctcgtcagctacGCTCCAGAATACGTCAACAATGTCAACCAGACGCTGGATGCAAAGATAAGGAAATTGGAGGATGAGATTGAGATtgaagaggagaaaaagaaatccactgCTGCAGTCCAATACCATCAAATAATAACAAGTGATAGTGAAAGTTTCGAATCGGAGGATGAAGTGGAAtctgacgacgacgatgcGACTGAATCTACTATGCTCAGTACTGCTGCAACGGAGAGGAGTACCTTTAACCAGTTCAAGGAAAAAGTCAAGGGACGAGTTGAAGGAGACATTTCCAAGTTCATGGTTGACAGCGTCACAAGAGCCTGGGTTCAACCGTGGCTCCAAAGCAAAATTGAAGGCATGGTCGAGCACTACGGCAAAAAGACTTTCCAGGCAATCGGCTCAATGTGGCAGGGCTCAGGAACGATCAATTCTGCTGACCAGggaaacaataaaggagaCCAGCAAACGGCCAGTGCAGAGAATGCGGAGGCTGATGCCGAGAAACTCAAAGATTTGCTCGGCGAGGACGGTTgcgaaatccaaaaggatcGCAATGGCAATGCCGTTGTTGAACCAAAAACATTCGAAGAAGTGGTCGACGGTATAGGCAGTGGTAAAACAGCCGGCCTTCTTGAAATGCAAATGATTGCCGATGCCCTGAATTGCAAACTTGAAATCGTCGACACAGTGGGCGACTTTGCCAAAAACGGAAGTGGATCATTCGAAATCGATCCGGAAGGCAAGGCGACTGGAACAATTCAAGTCAAGTACACTGCCAACGAAGACGGTACCAAACATGTCACCTTAATCGGACCTGAtgggaaagaaattgaaataccgCCCGCAGTTGACGCCAACGGCCAACCTGCCCCACCCAACAGATGCCTTTACGACGCTGTCGCCAAATCCCAGAATTGTTCGACTGACCAGCTATTGAATCAAGTTAAAACCCACGCCACTGGCAACAAAATGGCTCGTTATTTGTACGACGAAAAAGTGGGCGAAGCTTGTCCGGGATTAAGAGTCGGCAAcagaacaagaaaagaaggtAGCAAACCGGCTGAAATCTACCTCCATCGGGATGAAGAGGGTAAGGTGCGTACTGTTGCAGCTTCCGTAACGAAAGAGAACATCGGTGGTGGCAGTAATGTTACCAATTCCATGTACAAAGCTTTGAACGACGCAGGAAGAAAGGGAGAACCCAATCCTACGACGACTGATGGGAATAATACAGATCAAAATGACCAGCAGAAATATCACGCTGGACACGTAATTGGctttgaaagtggtggaaaaGGTGgcctaaaagaaaacaacgtaGTAAATATGGCGCCTGAACTCAATTTGGGACCATACAAGGAATTAGAAACGGAATTCCGCAAACTCGTCGAAGTTTCGGATGGTCCAGTTCACATCAATATTGACATAGACGAAGACATCCTATCAAAGGACGTCGATCCCTTGAATCCCAAACATTTTCGTATCCGTTGGTCTTCGGATGATGGAGAGACGATCTACAGAAGTCCTCTATTGAAGAACACGAAAGAGGGTGTACAAGAATACAAAGATACACCCCGAGCTGAACGAGATGAATATTTTCAAGGGGATCATTATAAGGATCAACGGAGTCAACAGAATGCAGTTAAAAACTATCCcaaa